The Allocatelliglobosispora scoriae genome contains a region encoding:
- a CDS encoding galactose-binding domain-containing protein — protein sequence MAVSRRKLITSAAAGSALAAVSSTGLVTSTASSAAAASPIGDVVGKITVGYQGWFAAIGDGSPLNGWWHWANNWGQAPSPSNNSVISWPDMREYTRTYPTAFANLNSGQPATLFSHYDQQTIDTHFRWMQENGCDTAALQRFNPVGGEGPIRDAITVKVRTAAEATGRKFYIMYDVTNWTNFQSEIKTDWLNKMSAYTASSAYAKQNGKPVVCIWGFGFNDPGRPFTPAQCLEVLNWFKAQGCYVIGGVPTYWRQGINDSRPGFEQVYRAFHMISPWMVGRTGDLAGLDSFYTNVNTPDQAECNALGIDYQPCVMPGDLSSHHRRHGDFYWRHIYNMVRVGAQGLYVSMFDEYNEGNQIAKSAENASMIPAGTSFVTLDEDGTICSSDYYLRITADGGKMLKGQIPLTAVRPTQPVVGGQPPGDSNLALNKPTSASTSNGGFPSGNAVDGNTGSYWESNNNAFPQWVQVDLGAAATVSRVVLKLPPSWGARTQTLSVQGSTNGSTFSTLAASAGKVFDPASGNTVTITFTAAATRYVRINVTANTGWPAAQLSDLQVFGTTGGGGDTQAPTAPANLTVTGKNQTSVSLSWSASSDNVGVTGYQVRQGGNVVGTTAATSYTVSGLTPATAYTFTVTAQDAAGNTSPASNSANATTDAAPNTNLARGKATSESSHVQSYGSWNAVDGDAGTYWESNNNAFPQWIQVDLGAAASVSRVVLKLPTPTSWATRTQTVAVSTSTDGSSFTNAAGPAGYTFNPSSGNTVTITFSARSARYLRLTFTGNTGWPAGQLSEFEVYAV from the coding sequence ATGGCAGTCTCACGCCGGAAATTGATCACGTCTGCCGCAGCGGGTTCCGCCCTCGCCGCGGTGTCGTCCACCGGCCTGGTCACCTCGACCGCCAGCTCAGCCGCCGCCGCCAGCCCCATCGGCGACGTCGTCGGCAAGATCACCGTCGGCTACCAGGGCTGGTTCGCCGCGATCGGCGACGGCTCCCCGCTCAACGGCTGGTGGCACTGGGCCAACAACTGGGGCCAGGCACCGTCGCCGAGCAACAACTCGGTGATCTCGTGGCCGGACATGCGGGAGTACACCCGCACCTACCCGACCGCGTTCGCCAACCTCAACAGCGGCCAGCCCGCCACGCTCTTCTCGCACTACGACCAGCAGACGATCGACACGCACTTCCGCTGGATGCAGGAGAACGGGTGCGACACCGCGGCGCTGCAGCGGTTCAACCCGGTCGGCGGCGAGGGCCCGATCCGCGACGCGATCACGGTGAAGGTGCGCACGGCGGCCGAGGCGACCGGCCGCAAGTTCTACATCATGTACGACGTCACCAACTGGACGAACTTCCAGTCGGAGATCAAGACCGACTGGCTCAACAAGATGTCGGCGTACACGGCGTCCTCGGCGTACGCGAAGCAGAACGGCAAGCCGGTCGTCTGCATCTGGGGCTTCGGTTTCAACGACCCCGGCCGCCCCTTCACCCCGGCCCAGTGCCTCGAGGTCCTCAACTGGTTCAAGGCGCAGGGCTGCTATGTGATCGGCGGGGTGCCGACCTATTGGCGGCAGGGGATCAACGACTCCCGCCCCGGGTTCGAGCAGGTCTACCGCGCCTTCCACATGATCTCGCCGTGGATGGTCGGCCGCACCGGCGACCTCGCCGGACTCGACTCCTTCTACACCAACGTCAACACCCCGGACCAGGCCGAGTGCAACGCGCTCGGCATCGACTACCAGCCCTGCGTCATGCCCGGTGACCTCTCGTCCCACCACCGGCGCCACGGCGACTTCTACTGGCGGCACATCTACAACATGGTCCGCGTCGGCGCACAGGGCCTCTACGTCTCGATGTTCGACGAATACAACGAGGGCAACCAGATCGCCAAGTCGGCCGAGAACGCCTCGATGATCCCGGCCGGGACCAGCTTCGTCACCCTCGACGAGGACGGCACGATCTGCTCCTCCGACTACTACCTGCGCATCACCGCCGACGGCGGCAAGATGCTCAAGGGCCAGATCCCGCTCACCGCGGTCCGGCCCACCCAGCCCGTCGTCGGCGGCCAGCCGCCGGGCGACAGCAACCTCGCGCTCAACAAGCCCACCTCGGCGAGTACGAGCAACGGCGGCTTCCCGTCGGGCAACGCGGTCGACGGCAACACCGGTTCCTACTGGGAGAGCAACAACAACGCCTTCCCGCAGTGGGTCCAGGTCGACCTCGGCGCCGCCGCGACGGTGAGCCGGGTCGTGCTGAAGCTGCCGCCGTCGTGGGGTGCGCGTACTCAGACGCTCTCGGTCCAGGGCAGCACCAACGGCTCGACCTTCAGCACGCTCGCCGCCTCGGCGGGGAAGGTCTTCGACCCGGCGTCCGGCAACACCGTGACGATCACCTTCACGGCGGCGGCGACCCGGTACGTCCGGATCAACGTCACCGCCAACACCGGCTGGCCCGCCGCGCAACTCTCGGACCTGCAGGTCTTCGGCACCACCGGGGGCGGCGGGGACACCCAGGCGCCCACCGCGCCGGCCAACCTGACCGTGACCGGCAAGAACCAGACGAGCGTCTCGCTGAGCTGGTCGGCGTCGTCGGACAACGTCGGCGTCACCGGATACCAGGTCCGCCAGGGCGGCAACGTCGTCGGCACCACCGCGGCGACGAGCTACACGGTCAGCGGGCTGACCCCGGCCACGGCATACACCTTCACGGTCACCGCGCAGGACGCGGCGGGCAACACCTCGCCCGCCTCCAACTCCGCGAACGCGACCACCGACGCCGCCCCCAACACCAACCTGGCCCGGGGCAAGGCGACGTCGGAGAGCAGCCACGTGCAGAGCTACGGCTCGTGGAACGCGGTCGACGGCGACGCGGGGACCTACTGGGAGAGCAACAACAACGCCTTCCCGCAGTGGATCCAGGTCGACCTCGGCGCCGCCGCCTCGGTGAGCCGGGTCGTGCTCAAGCTGCCGACGCCCACCTCCTGGGCCACGCGTACGCAGACCGTCGCGGTGAGCACCAGCACGGACGGGTCGAGCTTCACCAATGCGGCAGGTCCGGCGGGTTACACCTTCAACCCGTCGAGCGGCAACACGGTGACGATCACCTTCTCGGCCCGCAGCGCCCGCTACCTGCGGCTGACCTTCACCGGCAACACGGGCTGGCCCGCCGGTCAGCTCTCGGAGTTCGAGGTCTACGCCGTCTAG
- a CDS encoding BTAD domain-containing putative transcriptional regulator, giving the protein MTVIALHGLRKRGDTGSAGRAGNLGSNMASRSTSDDALDRGDALIVAGDIDGALAALHELTGEEAAWEPGVAWRIGLVHYLLRGSPRDALTGMSRGRLHEERTADEALLLGWLAAAYWALGDIDACTDYSGRAIAAAEAADDDRARAAAHVALAMHAMLTGDRISNAAHYGKALRCAEAAADHIQLIRILLNRSSRSLDEGCFDDALADLRLAAERAELIGNTVLLAVALTNEGDTLNSLGRLAGAEKLYRRAIELCQQAESGKICFGLLGLGEVLRRCGQPALARAAYEEVIPLAEQHGHLQVLVPALAGLSGVLAEGEPATALALAERARDEAVGPFVTVALLALARATLAVGDLGRAVEFADEAQRSARNHRDRTGVAQALELQAELCDEWERAGRYLAEARSIWSAMGAGFDADRVTVALSRLPVVTAEAVEDSYLAADRLAAAGLQTPCPGTGTAEIRTLGRFEVLVAGRPMPPAAWQSRKARDLLRLLVARRGRPAMREELTELLWADERGGGLDRRGHRLATALSIIRGVLDGNRPASAESVVIADGGSVALDTSRVVIDFETFMRQADHGLQLRRRGRDTDARTVLVAAERLYTGDFLEGESYEDWSAMPREQARATYLRVGRALAEDATRAGDTKDAIHYLLRILAMDSYDEQSHLDLIDAFSTAGQHGEARRARDRYVAAMRQIGVGVRQHGV; this is encoded by the coding sequence ATGACGGTCATCGCCCTTCACGGCCTGCGAAAACGCGGCGACACGGGGAGTGCGGGGCGGGCCGGAAACCTGGGGAGCAACATGGCGAGCCGGTCCACATCCGACGATGCGCTGGATCGCGGCGATGCCCTGATCGTCGCGGGGGACATCGACGGAGCGCTGGCGGCGCTCCACGAGCTGACCGGTGAGGAGGCAGCCTGGGAGCCCGGCGTCGCCTGGCGGATCGGGCTGGTCCACTACCTGCTGCGGGGATCACCCCGCGACGCACTGACCGGCATGTCGCGGGGGCGGCTGCACGAGGAGCGGACCGCTGACGAGGCGCTGCTGCTGGGGTGGCTCGCCGCCGCGTACTGGGCGCTCGGCGACATCGACGCCTGCACCGACTACTCCGGCCGCGCCATCGCCGCAGCCGAGGCCGCCGACGACGACCGGGCCCGAGCCGCCGCGCACGTCGCGCTGGCGATGCACGCCATGCTCACCGGCGACCGGATCAGCAACGCGGCGCACTACGGCAAGGCGCTGCGCTGCGCCGAGGCCGCCGCGGACCACATCCAGCTCATCCGCATCCTGCTGAACAGGTCCAGCCGCTCCCTCGACGAGGGCTGCTTCGACGACGCCCTCGCCGACCTGCGGCTCGCGGCCGAGCGGGCCGAGCTGATCGGCAACACGGTGCTCCTCGCCGTGGCGCTCACCAACGAGGGCGACACCCTCAACTCGCTGGGTCGGCTGGCGGGCGCCGAGAAGCTCTACCGCCGGGCGATCGAGCTCTGCCAGCAGGCCGAGTCCGGCAAGATCTGCTTCGGTCTGCTCGGCCTCGGCGAGGTGCTGCGCCGGTGCGGCCAGCCGGCCCTGGCCCGGGCCGCCTACGAGGAGGTCATTCCGCTCGCCGAGCAGCACGGGCACCTGCAGGTGCTCGTCCCGGCGCTGGCGGGGCTCTCCGGCGTACTGGCCGAGGGTGAACCGGCCACCGCGCTGGCGCTCGCCGAGCGCGCCCGGGACGAGGCGGTCGGGCCGTTCGTGACCGTCGCCCTGCTGGCGCTCGCGCGCGCGACGCTGGCCGTCGGCGACCTCGGCCGAGCCGTCGAGTTCGCCGACGAGGCCCAGCGCTCCGCGCGCAACCACCGCGACCGCACCGGGGTGGCGCAGGCGCTGGAGCTGCAGGCCGAGCTGTGCGACGAGTGGGAGCGAGCCGGTCGGTACCTCGCCGAGGCCCGCAGCATCTGGAGCGCCATGGGCGCCGGCTTCGACGCCGACCGGGTCACGGTCGCGCTGAGCAGGCTGCCGGTGGTGACGGCCGAGGCCGTCGAGGACTCCTACCTCGCCGCCGACCGGCTCGCCGCCGCCGGACTTCAAACCCCCTGTCCGGGTACGGGCACCGCGGAGATCCGCACCCTGGGGCGCTTCGAGGTGCTGGTCGCTGGCCGTCCGATGCCACCGGCGGCGTGGCAGTCGCGCAAGGCCCGGGACCTGCTGCGCCTGCTCGTCGCCCGGCGTGGCCGCCCCGCGATGCGCGAGGAGCTGACCGAGCTGCTCTGGGCGGACGAGCGCGGTGGCGGGCTCGACCGCCGAGGGCACCGGCTCGCCACGGCGCTCTCGATCATCCGGGGAGTGCTGGACGGCAACCGGCCCGCCAGTGCCGAGAGCGTGGTCATCGCCGACGGCGGCAGCGTGGCACTCGACACGAGCCGGGTCGTGATCGACTTCGAGACCTTCATGCGCCAGGCCGACCACGGGCTCCAGCTGCGGCGGCGGGGTCGCGACACCGACGCCAGGACCGTGCTGGTCGCGGCGGAGCGCCTCTACACCGGCGACTTCCTGGAGGGCGAATCCTATGAGGACTGGTCGGCGATGCCCCGTGAGCAGGCCCGCGCCACCTATCTGCGGGTCGGCCGAGCGCTCGCCGAGGACGCGACGCGGGCCGGCGACACCAAGGACGCGATCCATTACCTGCTGCGCATCCTCGCCATGGACAGCTACGACGAGCAGAGCCACCTCGACCTGATCGACGCCTTCTCGACGGCGGGACAGCACGGCGAGGCGCGGCGCGCCCGGGACCGGTATGTCGCCGCCATGCGCCAGATCGGAGTCGGCGTCCGTCAGCACGGGGTATGA
- a CDS encoding choice-of-anchor B family protein, whose amino-acid sequence MRLPLRTAAVATGLLALMLTVTTSALAHDPNTAEGREELRRVNADYQPAVRSAPITGLAATSCVGGTAAGYPCSNVDLLSVLPLASIGGGNGNSMWGWTDSATGKEYIIFGRTTGAAFIDVSVPTAPVYLGNLPSYNGTSSSWRDIKVYANHAFIGADSISTHGMQVFDLTRLRTVTTPQTFTADARYTGFGNSHTLSVNEETGFIYAVGTNTCSGGVHMVNVSNPKVPVNAGCVSNDGYVHENQCVVYHGPDTAYSNHEICFNYNTDTLTIVDVTNKSAPVQLSRTGYAGSGYTHQGWLTGDHARLLMDDELDTDLPGTKTFIWNVSDLNAPVNTGVYVSPTSQATDHNLYIIGSKAYQASYRAGFRMFDITNIASSSISEIGYFDIYPAANNTGFNGAWNVYPFFASGTIAISGIEQGLFLVKYNPVVTPPTTTVWSDTFETATGWTVNPSGTDTATTGAWERGDPADTTSSGAKQLGTTVSGSNDLVTGRLAGTAAGDYDLDGGVSSIRSPAVTLPSSGTLKVSLSWYLAHGSNASSADYFRVSVIHSGGTTQLFNQAGAASNRNGAWATGTWDLSAYAGQSVQILIQAADASGASLVEAGVDDVKITKQ is encoded by the coding sequence ATGCGACTTCCCCTGCGAACAGCCGCCGTCGCCACCGGCTTACTCGCTCTCATGCTCACCGTCACCACCTCGGCGCTGGCCCACGATCCCAACACCGCCGAAGGGCGGGAGGAACTCCGCCGCGTCAACGCCGACTACCAGCCGGCCGTGCGCTCGGCACCGATCACCGGACTCGCCGCGACCTCCTGCGTCGGCGGCACCGCCGCGGGCTACCCGTGCAGCAATGTCGACCTGCTCAGCGTCCTGCCGCTGGCGAGCATCGGCGGCGGCAACGGCAACAGCATGTGGGGCTGGACGGACTCGGCCACCGGCAAGGAGTACATCATCTTCGGGCGCACCACCGGTGCCGCCTTCATCGACGTGAGCGTGCCGACCGCCCCGGTCTACCTGGGCAACCTGCCGTCCTACAACGGCACGTCGAGCTCGTGGCGCGACATCAAGGTCTACGCCAACCACGCCTTCATCGGCGCGGACAGCATCAGCACCCACGGCATGCAGGTCTTCGACCTGACCCGGCTGCGTACGGTGACGACCCCGCAGACCTTCACCGCCGACGCGCGCTACACCGGCTTCGGCAACTCGCACACCCTCTCGGTCAACGAGGAGACGGGCTTCATCTACGCGGTCGGCACCAACACGTGCAGCGGCGGCGTCCACATGGTCAACGTCTCGAACCCGAAGGTCCCGGTCAACGCGGGCTGCGTCAGCAACGACGGTTACGTGCACGAGAACCAGTGCGTGGTCTACCACGGTCCGGACACGGCCTACAGCAACCACGAGATCTGCTTCAACTACAACACCGACACGCTGACGATCGTCGACGTCACCAACAAGTCGGCCCCGGTGCAGCTGTCCCGGACCGGCTACGCGGGCTCCGGCTACACCCACCAGGGCTGGCTCACCGGCGACCACGCGCGCCTGCTGATGGACGACGAGCTCGACACGGACCTGCCGGGCACCAAGACCTTCATCTGGAACGTCTCGGACCTCAACGCCCCGGTCAACACCGGCGTCTACGTCTCGCCGACGAGCCAGGCGACCGACCACAACCTCTACATCATCGGCAGCAAGGCCTACCAGGCGAGCTACCGGGCCGGGTTCCGGATGTTCGACATCACGAACATCGCGTCGAGCTCGATCAGCGAGATCGGCTACTTCGACATCTACCCGGCCGCCAACAACACCGGTTTCAACGGCGCCTGGAACGTCTACCCGTTCTTCGCCAGCGGCACGATCGCGATCAGCGGCATCGAGCAGGGCCTGTTCCTGGTGAAGTACAACCCGGTCGTCACCCCGCCGACCACCACGGTCTGGAGCGACACCTTCGAGACCGCGACGGGCTGGACGGTCAACCCGAGCGGCACCGACACCGCGACCACCGGTGCCTGGGAGCGCGGCGACCCCGCCGACACCACCTCCAGCGGCGCCAAGCAGCTCGGCACCACGGTCAGCGGCAGCAACGACCTGGTCACGGGCCGCCTCGCCGGCACGGCCGCCGGTGACTACGACCTCGACGGCGGCGTCTCCAGCATCCGCTCCCCCGCGGTCACCCTCCCGTCGAGCGGCACCCTGAAGGTCTCGCTCTCGTGGTACCTCGCCCACGGCAGCAACGCCTCCAGCGCCGACTACTTCCGGGTCTCGGTCATCCACAGCGGCGGCACCACGCAGCTGTTCAACCAGGCGGGCGCGGCGAGCAACCGCAACGGCGCCTGGGCGACCGGCACGTGGGACCTCAGCGCCTATGCCGGGCAGTCGGTGCAGATCCTGATCCAGGCCGCCGACGCCTCCGGTGCCAGCCTCGTCGAGGCCGGCGTGGACGACGTCAAGATCACAAAGCAGTAG
- a CDS encoding alpha/beta fold hydrolase has protein sequence MTTPDGRTLTVEVSGDSAGTTVFLLHGTPGSRNGPKPRGSVLYRLGVKLVTYDRPGYGGSTRQFNRTVADAAADIGAVADALGFDRFAVVGRSGGGPHALACAALLPDRLIRTAVLVGIAPSDATGLDWFDGMADDNVREYSTADNDFDILIERLRVRAERTVSDPESLIELLRTQMAEPDRYVTDSLALRRMLAETYTEALRHGPGGWIDDVLAFRKDWGFDLATISSPVRLWHGADDTFSPASHARWLASRIPGAEVQVQRNAAHFGAISVLPEILAWLTASQPDQLQPSSAG, from the coding sequence GTGACCACCCCCGATGGCCGCACCCTGACCGTGGAGGTGTCCGGAGATTCAGCTGGAACAACGGTGTTCCTCCTGCACGGCACGCCCGGCTCGCGTAACGGCCCGAAGCCTCGCGGCAGCGTGCTCTACCGGCTCGGCGTCAAACTCGTCACCTACGACCGGCCCGGCTACGGCGGGTCCACCCGTCAGTTCAACCGCACGGTCGCCGACGCGGCTGCCGACATCGGGGCGGTCGCCGACGCGCTCGGCTTCGACCGCTTCGCCGTGGTCGGCCGCTCCGGCGGCGGACCGCACGCCCTCGCCTGCGCCGCGCTCCTGCCCGACCGGCTCATCCGGACGGCGGTGCTGGTCGGCATCGCACCCTCCGACGCCACCGGGTTGGACTGGTTCGACGGCATGGCCGACGACAACGTCCGCGAATACTCCACCGCCGACAACGACTTCGACATCCTGATCGAGCGGCTGCGGGTGCGGGCCGAGCGGACGGTCAGCGACCCGGAGAGCCTGATCGAGCTGCTGCGCACGCAGATGGCCGAGCCGGACCGCTACGTCACGGACAGCCTCGCCCTGCGGCGCATGCTCGCGGAGACCTACACCGAGGCGCTGCGGCACGGCCCGGGCGGGTGGATCGACGACGTCCTCGCCTTCCGCAAGGACTGGGGCTTCGACCTCGCCACCATCAGCAGCCCGGTGCGGCTCTGGCACGGGGCCGACGACACCTTCTCCCCGGCCAGCCACGCCCGGTGGCTGGCGAGCCGGATCCCCGGCGCCGAGGTGCAGGTGCAGCGCAACGCCGCGCACTTCGGCGCCATCTCGGTCCTGCCCGAGATCCTCGCCTGGCTCACCGCGAGCCAGCCCGACCAGTTGCAGCCCAGCTCGGCCGGCTGA
- a CDS encoding golvesin C-terminal-like domain-containing protein has protein sequence MKRLLTLAASAAVVIGLLGIPAPASAATTIVDNSGAFTASANWGTSAWSAQRYGADYRFATPDTTASDAAWFSASIAATGSHKIEVWYPADAGYNDSTPFVVAATGGNQTVRVNQRATGGQWVSLGNFTLAAGSGNVVGVSRWTTGTGYVVADAVRITSVTTAAFSLPLAKSALPRSEYDDPHHDYPAIDLPVGTGTPAYAVRSGTVVRISDSSCGTGINLTGADGAIYTYCHFSAWSVADGATVTTGQQLGLSGNTGNTTGPHLHFGIRTGTVRRCPQNFLLAIYDGLTPPAATSLPTSGATCFYTTLAPTAPLG, from the coding sequence GTGAAACGCCTGCTCACCCTCGCCGCCAGCGCCGCCGTCGTGATCGGCCTGCTCGGCATCCCCGCACCCGCCTCGGCCGCGACCACCATCGTGGACAACAGCGGTGCCTTCACCGCCAGCGCCAACTGGGGCACGTCGGCCTGGTCGGCCCAGCGCTACGGCGCCGACTACCGGTTCGCGACGCCCGACACCACCGCCAGCGACGCCGCCTGGTTCTCGGCGAGCATCGCCGCCACCGGCTCGCACAAGATCGAGGTCTGGTACCCCGCCGACGCCGGATACAACGACTCCACGCCCTTCGTCGTCGCCGCCACCGGCGGCAACCAGACGGTCCGGGTCAACCAGCGCGCCACCGGCGGCCAGTGGGTCAGCCTCGGCAACTTCACCCTCGCGGCGGGCTCCGGCAACGTCGTCGGCGTCAGCCGATGGACGACGGGTACGGGATACGTCGTCGCCGACGCCGTGCGGATCACCTCGGTCACCACCGCCGCCTTCAGCCTGCCGCTCGCCAAGTCGGCACTGCCCCGCAGCGAATACGACGACCCGCACCACGACTACCCGGCGATCGACCTGCCGGTGGGGACGGGTACCCCCGCATACGCGGTGCGCTCCGGCACCGTGGTCCGGATCAGCGACAGCTCCTGCGGCACCGGGATCAACCTCACGGGCGCCGACGGTGCGATCTACACCTACTGCCACTTCTCCGCCTGGTCCGTCGCCGACGGCGCCACCGTCACGACCGGGCAGCAGTTGGGGCTCAGCGGCAACACCGGCAACACCACCGGTCCGCACCTGCACTTCGGCATCCGTACCGGGACGGTGCGGCGCTGCCCGCAGAACTTCCTGCTCGCCATCTACGACGGCCTGACCCCGCCCGCCGCGACCAGCCTCCCCACCTCGGGGGCTACCTGCTTCTACACCACGCTCGCCCCGACGGCTCCGCTCGGCTGA
- a CDS encoding hemerythrin domain-containing protein encodes MDDITALILDDHAAFRRGFARLDDAADTEQMRAIWEPLALHLEIHAEAEERLLYPHLLKKGGEDADDETLDAIKDHNKIRDAIDKAREQEIGSDEWWAAVWEARKENTEHLGEEEDEGLPDFRRHATPELRAELAAKWLLFYGEHPSGKGLTFHDKNPEKYVEQNS; translated from the coding sequence ATGGACGACATCACGGCGCTGATCCTCGACGACCACGCGGCGTTCCGGCGCGGGTTCGCGCGGCTCGACGACGCCGCCGACACCGAGCAGATGCGCGCCATCTGGGAGCCGCTCGCGCTGCACCTGGAGATCCACGCCGAGGCCGAGGAGCGGTTGCTCTACCCGCACCTGCTCAAGAAGGGCGGCGAGGACGCCGACGACGAGACGCTCGACGCGATCAAGGATCACAACAAGATCCGTGACGCCATCGACAAGGCCCGGGAGCAGGAGATCGGCTCGGACGAGTGGTGGGCGGCGGTCTGGGAGGCGCGCAAGGAGAACACCGAGCACCTCGGCGAGGAGGAGGACGAGGGGCTGCCCGACTTCCGCCGGCACGCGACGCCCGAGCTGCGCGCGGAGCTGGCCGCGAAGTGGCTGCTCTTCTACGGCGAGCACCCCTCCGGCAAGGGGCTGACCTTCCACGACAAGAACCCCGAGAAGTACGTCGAGCAGAACAGCTAG